One part of the Lytechinus pictus isolate F3 Inbred chromosome 3, Lp3.0, whole genome shotgun sequence genome encodes these proteins:
- the LOC129257116 gene encoding eukaryotic translation initiation factor 4E type 3-B-like yields the protein MPIATAAEVEANLEEIYMVKTVENFWGVYNNIPDASDLPLRFSYHLMRGNIKPLWEDPCNAQGGDWKFKVQKQNTTKLWKEVLLATIGEQFSTSISPDDEICGVSVSIRNTNDVIQVWNRYSRFSEQALIVDKVQTLTPDIDFRATFYKPHHQRESFEKNRP from the exons ATGCCAATTGCAACAGCAGCAGAGGTAGAAGCTAATTTAGAAGAAATATACATGGTGAAAACAGTGGAA AATTTCTGGGGAGTATACAACAATATTCCAGATGCCAGTGACTTACCCCTACGCTTCAGCTACCACCTGATGAGGGGTAATATAAAACCCCTGTG GGAAGACCCATGTAATGCACAAGGAGGAGATTGGAAATTCAAAGTTCAAAAGCAGAATACG ACCAAATTATGGAAAGAGGTACTACTAGCAACGATAGGGGAACAGTTTTCAACCAGTATATCACCAG ATGATGAAATCTGTGGAGTGAGTGTGAGTATAAGGAACACCAATGATGTCATACAAGTATGGAACAGGTACTCTCGGTTTTCTGAGCAAGCTTTAATAGTTGACAAGGTCCAGACCCTAACTCCAGACATAGATTTCAGGGCAACTTTCTACAAAC CACACCATCAACGTGAATCATTTGAGAAGAATAGACCTTAG